In the genome of Streptomyces sp. SAI-127, the window CGCCGTAACCGCGCAGGTCGGGGCAGATCACTGTGTGGTCGGCCGCCAGGTCCGCCGCGACATGGCGCCACATCAGGTGGGTCTGCGGGAAGCCGTGCAGCAGGACCACGGGTGTGCCGGTCCCTCCCACGGCCACATGGAGGGACACGTCCTCGGCGACGGACACGCGCTGGTACTCGAATCCGGCGATGGTGGGTCTCACAGCGGGGCTCTCTTCGGTCGTACGGCGAGTGGAAGGCATCGGTGTCCGGGCCCCGGACCGCCGATGAACCCAGGGTCCGGGGGGCGAATGAGCAACGAATGAACGCGTGTACGTTGAGGTACGTGCGTGTGGTCGAGTTCGGAGTCCTGGGGTCGGTGGCGGCCTGGGACGAGACCAGGGAGCCGATCGCCCTGAAGGGTCCGAGGCATCGTGCGGTGCTGGCCCGCCTCCTCATCGCCCGCCGTGGGGTCGTGCCCGTTCCCCGCCTGGTGGAGGACCTGTGGCAGGGGGACCCGCCGGCGGATGCCGTGGGTACCGTCCGGACCTTCGTCGCCGGGCTGCGGCGCGCTCTGGAACCCGAGCGGCCGCGCCGGACCCCGTCCCGCCTCCTCGTCACCGAAGGCCCCGGCTACGCGCTGCGCGCCGACCCCGCCCACGTCGACGCCCGGCGGTTCGAGCACGCCGTCGCCGCCGCGGCGGACCTGCCTCCCGCGCAGGCGGTGCCCCGGCTGACCGAGGCTCTGGAGCTGTGGCGCGGACCCGCCTACGCCGACTTCGCCGAGGAGCGCTGGGCGCGCGCGGAACGCTCCCGGCTCGCCGAGCTCCGGCTGACCGCCGTCGAACGCAGGGCCGAGGGCCGGCTCGCCCTCGGCGCCGCGGCCGACGCGGCAGCGGACCTCGACGCCCACGTGGCCGAGCACCCCTGGCGGGAGGACGCCTGGCAGCTGCTCGCCCTCGCCCTGTACCGCTCCGGACGCCAGGCCGACGCCCTGTCCGTCCTGCGGCGCGCCCGACAGTTGCTGCGTGAGCACCTCGGTGTGGAGCCGGGCCCCCGGCTCAGCCGCACCGAGCAGGACATCCTGCGGCACGCCGACCACCTGGACCCGGGCCCCTCGGACCCGGCCGCACAGGTCTGGGAGCAGGCCTCCGCGTCGTACGCGAGCATGGTCCCCCCGCGGGCACGCACCCGCCTGGAATCGACCGCGGGGCTGATGCGCGACCTCGCCGTCACCGGGGGCGGCGGCCTGGAAGCGGCACGGCGGCACCGCGCGGCGGCCGTGGCGGCGGCGGAGCAGCTGGGCGATCCGGAGCTGACGGCACGGGTCATCGGCGTCTACGACGTCCCCGCCGTCTGGACCCGTTCCGACGACCCCGCCCAGGCCGACCGGCTGGTGGGTGCGGCGGAACGCACCCTGCTCCTCCTGCCACCGGGCGCACCCGAGGCGGCAAGGGCACGGCTCCTGGCCACCGTGGCGGTGGAGTCCCGCGGCACCCTCCCCGAGGGGACACGCGCCCTTCAGGCGGCCCACCGGGCCGTCGAGAGCGCACGTCGGCTCAAAGACGCCGACCTGCTCGTCTTCGCCCTCAACGGCCTGTTCATGCAGACCTTCGAACGAGCCGGACTCGCCACCCGGCGGGCGGAGATCGGCGCGGAGATCACCGAAGTGGCCGGCCGGCACGGCCTGTTCACCTACGAGGTCCTCGGCCACCTGATCCGGCTCCAAGCACACTGCGCCACCGCCGACTTCACGGCGGCGGACCGGCACGCGGCCGCCGCCGACGCGCTCGCCGAACGGCACGAGCTGCCTCTCGTCGCCGTCTTCACCACGTGGTACCGCGCCCTGCGCACCGCGACGACAGAGCCTCCGCGGCTCGGCGAGTCCGCGTACCGGGCGGCCGCCAAGTCCCTGGAGGGCGCCGGAATGCCCGGCCTGGAGCAGGGGTTGCTCCCCCTCGCCCTGCTGTGCCTGCGGCTGCACCACGGCCTTCCCGTCACCGCCGACCCGCACACCGACTGGGGCCCCTACGAGCCGTGGGTGCGCCCCCTGTTGCTGCTCGCCGATGGGCGCGACCAGGACGCCGTACGCCTGTTGGCTTCCGTGCCTTCCCCGCCCGGGGACCTCCTGCACGAGGCCCTGTGGAGCCTCCTCGCCCGCGCGGCGATCCAGGTGGACGACCGTCCGCTGATGCGGCGCGCCCAGCGCGCGCTCGAACCCGCCAGGGGCGAACTCGCGGGCGCCGCAAGCGGCTTGCTCACCGCCGGTCCTGTCGCGGACCACCTGGACGCGCTGGCCGCGGCGCTCGCACCGCACGCCTCTTGACCTCGGCCGGAGCAGCGGCTAACGTTCCGGCGTTTGCCAGTGATTGAAACGATTCAATACCTTGGGGCGTCCACATGCATGAAGCCAACCCGCAGCGCGACGGCATATCCCGACGCGTGGTCCTGGCCGCCGGACTGACCGCGGGCGCCGCCGTGGCGCTCGGGGCGGGGGCCCCGTCAGCGGTGGCGGGGACGGGA includes:
- a CDS encoding AfsR/SARP family transcriptional regulator codes for the protein MRVVEFGVLGSVAAWDETREPIALKGPRHRAVLARLLIARRGVVPVPRLVEDLWQGDPPADAVGTVRTFVAGLRRALEPERPRRTPSRLLVTEGPGYALRADPAHVDARRFEHAVAAAADLPPAQAVPRLTEALELWRGPAYADFAEERWARAERSRLAELRLTAVERRAEGRLALGAAADAAADLDAHVAEHPWREDAWQLLALALYRSGRQADALSVLRRARQLLREHLGVEPGPRLSRTEQDILRHADHLDPGPSDPAAQVWEQASASYASMVPPRARTRLESTAGLMRDLAVTGGGGLEAARRHRAAAVAAAEQLGDPELTARVIGVYDVPAVWTRSDDPAQADRLVGAAERTLLLLPPGAPEAARARLLATVAVESRGTLPEGTRALQAAHRAVESARRLKDADLLVFALNGLFMQTFERAGLATRRAEIGAEITEVAGRHGLFTYEVLGHLIRLQAHCATADFTAADRHAAAADALAERHELPLVAVFTTWYRALRTATTEPPRLGESAYRAAAKSLEGAGMPGLEQGLLPLALLCLRLHHGLPVTADPHTDWGPYEPWVRPLLLLADGRDQDAVRLLASVPSPPGDLLHEALWSLLARAAIQVDDRPLMRRAQRALEPARGELAGAASGLLTAGPVADHLDALAAALAPHAS